A section of the Oncorhynchus tshawytscha isolate Ot180627B linkage group LG09, Otsh_v2.0, whole genome shotgun sequence genome encodes:
- the LOC112258417 gene encoding ferritin, middle subunit produces MESQIRQNYHHDCEAAINRMINLEMFASYTYTSMAFYFSRDDVALRGFAHFFKENSDEEREHADKLLSFQNKRGGRIFLQDIKKPERDEWGNGLEAMQCALQLEKNVNQALLDLHKIASDKVDPHLCDFLETHYLNEQVEAIKKLGDYITNLTKMGAVKNKMAEYLFDKHTLGGQS; encoded by the exons ATGGAGTCTCAGATCCGCCAGAACTATCACCACGATTGCGAAGCTGCCATCAACCGGATGATCAACTTGGAGATGTTTGCCTCCTACACCTACACCTCAATG GCTTTCTATTTCTCCCGTGACGATGTGGCTCTGCGTGGCTTCGCGCATTTCTTCAAGGAGAACAGCGACGAGGAGCGGGAGCACGCCGACAAGCTACTCTCCTTCCAGAACAAGCGAGGTGGACGCATTTTCCTCCAGGACATCAAG aaGCCAGAACGTGATGAGTGGGGCAATGGGCTGGAGGCCATGCAGTGTGCTCTGCAGCTGGAGAAGAATGTGAACCAGGCCCTGCTGGACCTGCACAAGATTGCCTCTGACAAGGTTGACCCCCAT CTGTGTGACTTCCTGGAGACCCATTATCTGAATGAGCAGGTGGAGGCCATTAAGAAGCTGGGAGACTACATCACCAACCTCACCAAGATGGGTGCTGTCAAAAACAAGATGGCAGAGTACCTGTTTGACAAGCACACCCTGGGAGGCCAGAGCTAA